From the genome of Winogradskyella forsetii, one region includes:
- a CDS encoding DUF3817 domain-containing protein — MLKLLPLFRIIALLEGVSYILLLFIASPLKWFYNEPTYVEWLGMPHGILFMAYVVIAILISSDMKWPTRTLWVVLLASVIPLGTFYIDKKYLTKSRRA; from the coding sequence ATGCTCAAATTGTTACCACTTTTTAGGATTATAGCGTTATTGGAAGGTGTTTCGTATATCTTATTATTGTTTATTGCTTCACCATTAAAATGGTTTTATAATGAGCCTACATATGTTGAATGGTTAGGCATGCCACATGGAATTTTATTTATGGCCTATGTGGTTATCGCTATCTTAATTAGTTCTGACATGAAGTGGCCAACCCGAACGCTATGGGTAGTTTTATTGGCTTCCGTTATTCCTTTGGGTACATTTTACATTGATAAAAAATATTTAACAAAATCTCGCCGTGCTTAA
- a CDS encoding cold-shock protein, whose translation MAKSQQTFSKSEKEKKRLKKREDKRKKMEARKLEKEENGSEGIPMAYVDHNGNLTDTPPDPAMKVKVKAKNIVLGVPTKEESDEDPFDPIRTGKVSFYDSSKGFGFIIDTETNEKHFTHVSGIIDEIIENDKVTFELEKGQRGMNAVRVKKV comes from the coding sequence ATGGCTAAATCACAACAGACTTTTAGTAAAAGTGAAAAAGAAAAAAAACGATTAAAAAAACGGGAAGACAAGCGCAAGAAAATGGAAGCGCGTAAACTCGAAAAAGAAGAAAATGGATCAGAAGGAATTCCTATGGCTTATGTTGACCATAATGGAAATCTTACGGATACACCGCCAGATCCTGCAATGAAGGTTAAGGTCAAGGCTAAAAATATTGTTCTTGGTGTTCCTACTAAAGAAGAATCGGACGAAGATCCGTTTGACCCAATTAGAACAGGAAAAGTATCTTTTTATGATAGTTCCAAAGGTTTTGGATTTATTATCGATACCGAAACTAATGAAAAGCATTTCACACACGTCAGTGGTATCATTGATGAAATTATCGAAAACGACAAAGTAACGTTTGAACTTGAAAAAGGGCAACGTGGCATGAATGCCGTACGCGTGAAAAAAGTATAA
- a CDS encoding fasciclin domain-containing protein — MKTRKIISTLTLAIALIFGSTVMAQNKMEKDTKMVGGAAMYPSKDIVSNAVNSKDHTTLVAAVKAAELVETLQGNGPFTVFAPTNAAFDKLPKGTVATLLKPENKEKLQAVLTYHVIAGKFSGKDIMKAIKKGGGKATFKTVNGGMLTAMMDGKSLVLADNAGNKSMVTIADVNQSNGVIHVVDTVVLPGM, encoded by the coding sequence ATGAAAACGAGAAAAATCATTTCAACATTGACATTGGCAATAGCCTTAATTTTTGGATCTACAGTAATGGCCCAAAATAAAATGGAAAAAGATACAAAGATGGTTGGCGGTGCAGCCATGTATCCCTCTAAAGATATTGTGTCTAACGCCGTGAATTCTAAAGACCATACAACATTGGTAGCTGCTGTAAAAGCTGCAGAATTAGTAGAAACTTTACAAGGGAATGGTCCTTTTACGGTATTTGCGCCGACAAACGCTGCTTTTGATAAATTACCAAAAGGAACCGTAGCCACTTTATTGAAGCCTGAAAATAAGGAAAAACTTCAAGCCGTATTAACTTATCATGTGATAGCGGGAAAATTTAGTGGGAAAGATATAATGAAAGCCATTAAAAAAGGTGGTGGAAAAGCGACCTTTAAAACAGTAAATGGTGGTATGTTAACGGCAATGATGGACGGTAAGTCATTAGTACTTGCAGATAACGCAGGTAATAAATCTATGGTGACCATTGCCGATGTTAATCAATCAAATGGTGTTATCCATGTTGTTGATACGGTGGTATTGCCAGGAATGTAA
- a CDS encoding GyrI-like domain-containing protein, translating to MHAEIKHCPERKVVGLSATMKQNEHHKIPELWKRFMPRKREIGNLVSEELIAMQIFANDTTPEVNNEHNIWACAEVSNFETIPKGLEVFTIPKGKYVVFLHKGMDASATYQKIMTEWLPTSDLKLDNRPHFQVMGAKYRNGSEDSEEEFYLPVKLKT from the coding sequence ATGCATGCAGAAATAAAGCATTGTCCCGAAAGAAAAGTAGTTGGATTATCCGCAACAATGAAACAAAATGAGCATCATAAAATCCCAGAACTCTGGAAACGTTTCATGCCTAGAAAAAGAGAAATCGGAAACCTTGTTTCAGAGGAGTTAATAGCGATGCAAATATTTGCCAATGATACAACGCCTGAAGTTAATAATGAACATAATATTTGGGCCTGTGCTGAAGTTTCAAATTTTGAAACTATACCGAAAGGTTTGGAGGTTTTTACAATTCCGAAAGGTAAGTACGTGGTCTTTTTACATAAAGGAATGGATGCTTCTGCGACCTATCAAAAAATCATGACCGAATGGTTACCAACTTCAGATTTGAAACTAGATAATAGACCACATTTTCAAGTAATGGGAGCGAAGTATAGAAATGGAAGTGAGGATTCTGAGGAGGAATTTTATTTACCTGTAAAGCTTAAAACTTAA
- a CDS encoding type IA DNA topoisomerase: MKVCIAEKPSVAREIASVLGATTKRDGYYEGNGYAVTYTFGHLCTLFEPADYKPYWKSWDLNNLPMLPEKFKVKVANNDGIKKQFKIVKSLFDKAEVVINCGDAGQEGELIQRWVINKANYKGEVQRLWISSLTTEAIKEGFNNLKPSKNYDNLYYAGFSRSIGDWLLGINATRLYTVKHGGYKQVLSVGRVQTPTLAMLVNRFKDIENFVPQPYWELQILYRDTLFSYEEGRFLKMEDGEILANKVKEHEFEIVSITKKKGTEYAPKLFDLTGLQVYCNTKFGFSADDTLKIAQKLYEKKAVTYPRVDTTFLPNDVYPKVKGILSKLTDYSNLTDPILNKKIKKSSRVFNDKKVTDHHAIIPTGMQTHLQYNEQQVYDIIVKRFIAVFYDDCKVSNTTVIGKAADVNFKTTGKEILSKGWRLVFEKQDTSTSHSDQNNNLKKDTSTSLNVTKAGLLPSFVKGEKGPHVPSFLEKQTKPPNQYTEASLLRAMETAGKQVEDDELRDLMKENGIGRPSTRANIIETLFRRKYIKRNKKQILPTVTGIQLIDTIQNELLKSAELTGSWEKQLKDIEKGEFSASAFIRGMKRMVDALVYEVRSEKVQTRISAVNNKPVGKSKSKSKSKSKSKALVGSSCPKCKTGSLLKGKSAYGCNLYGKSCDFTLPFSFADKKISEKQYIRLLTKGSTVNLKGFNPETSEKVNSQEGLLRFDAAFKLKFEPKQVTKKVTVKAGENCPKCKTGKILKGKSAFGCSNYKSGCDYRIKF; this comes from the coding sequence TTGAAAGTCTGTATTGCCGAAAAACCAAGTGTTGCCAGAGAAATTGCATCTGTATTAGGAGCTACCACAAAACGTGATGGTTACTATGAAGGCAATGGTTATGCGGTGACTTATACATTTGGACATCTTTGTACCTTATTTGAACCTGCGGATTATAAACCGTATTGGAAAAGTTGGGACTTAAACAACTTGCCGATGTTACCTGAAAAGTTTAAGGTTAAGGTGGCGAATAATGATGGGATTAAAAAGCAATTCAAAATTGTAAAAAGTCTATTTGATAAAGCAGAGGTTGTGATTAATTGTGGTGATGCTGGCCAAGAAGGAGAGCTCATTCAACGTTGGGTCATCAATAAAGCTAACTATAAAGGCGAAGTGCAGCGCTTGTGGATTTCGTCTTTAACGACAGAAGCCATTAAAGAAGGTTTCAATAACTTAAAGCCTTCTAAGAATTACGATAATCTTTACTATGCAGGTTTTTCGCGTTCTATTGGCGATTGGCTCTTAGGCATTAATGCCACCAGATTATATACGGTGAAACATGGCGGCTACAAACAGGTGCTTTCGGTTGGACGTGTTCAAACGCCCACGCTCGCTATGCTTGTGAATCGATTTAAAGACATTGAAAACTTTGTGCCACAACCTTATTGGGAACTACAAATCCTTTACAGGGATACACTTTTTAGTTATGAAGAAGGCCGTTTTTTAAAGATGGAAGATGGTGAAATTTTAGCCAATAAAGTAAAGGAACATGAATTCGAAATTGTATCAATCACCAAAAAGAAAGGTACAGAGTATGCTCCAAAGCTGTTCGATTTAACGGGATTACAAGTGTATTGTAATACCAAGTTCGGATTTTCAGCAGACGATACGCTTAAAATAGCCCAAAAATTATACGAGAAAAAAGCCGTAACCTATCCAAGAGTGGATACCACATTTTTACCGAATGATGTGTATCCTAAAGTCAAAGGCATTTTATCTAAATTAACTGATTACTCGAATCTTACGGATCCTATTCTAAACAAAAAGATAAAGAAGTCCTCACGTGTCTTTAATGACAAAAAAGTAACGGATCACCATGCTATCATTCCAACCGGTATGCAAACGCATTTGCAATACAATGAGCAGCAAGTTTATGATATTATTGTAAAACGTTTTATTGCTGTTTTTTATGACGATTGTAAAGTATCTAACACTACTGTTATAGGAAAAGCGGCTGATGTTAATTTTAAAACTACGGGAAAGGAGATTTTGTCTAAAGGCTGGCGCTTGGTATTTGAGAAGCAAGACACTTCGACTTCGCATAGTGACCAAAATAATAACTTAAAAAAAGACACTTCGACTTCGCTCAATGTGACAAAAGCTGGTCTATTACCATCTTTTGTCAAAGGTGAAAAAGGACCTCACGTACCCTCTTTTTTAGAAAAGCAAACCAAACCGCCCAATCAATATACGGAAGCCTCCCTTCTGCGCGCTATGGAAACGGCTGGAAAGCAAGTTGAGGATGATGAGCTTAGGGATTTAATGAAAGAAAACGGTATTGGTCGTCCATCGACGCGTGCCAATATAATTGAAACTTTATTTAGACGTAAATATATAAAGCGAAATAAAAAACAGATTTTGCCGACGGTTACAGGCATTCAATTGATTGATACGATTCAAAATGAATTGTTGAAATCTGCAGAGCTTACAGGTTCTTGGGAAAAGCAATTAAAGGATATTGAAAAAGGTGAATTCAGCGCGAGTGCTTTTATAAGAGGTATGAAACGCATGGTGGATGCTTTGGTTTACGAAGTCCGAAGTGAAAAGGTACAAACCAGAATTTCAGCAGTGAACAACAAACCTGTTGGAAAGTCTAAATCGAAATCAAAATCAAAATCAAAGTCTAAGGCTTTGGTTGGAAGTTCTTGTCCAAAATGCAAAACGGGTTCGCTTTTAAAAGGAAAGTCGGCTTATGGCTGTAATCTCTATGGTAAATCTTGTGACTTTACCTTACCGTTTAGCTTTGCTGATAAGAAAATTTCCGAAAAGCAATACATTCGGTTATTGACGAAAGGTTCAACCGTGAATTTAAAAGGTTTTAATCCTGAGACTTCGGAAAAAGTAAACTCTCAAGAAGGCTTATTGCGATTCGATGCTGCATTTAAGTTGAAATTTGAACCCAAACAGGTTACTAAAAAAGTTACAGTTAAAGCTGGGGAAAATTGCCCTAAATGTAAAACTGGTAAAATTTTAAAAGGAAAGTCGGCTTTTGGTTGTAGTAATTATAAGAGTGGTTGTGATTATCGGATTAAGTTTTAA
- a CDS encoding peptidoglycan DD-metalloendopeptidase family protein, with protein MKYIFFCFALVCFTSNMFAQEDSLVNSIKIELPITKFNKGILTETVEIPLVSPITEQLDITAENWDTTVYNPYKNTMQQFPMVLNFNDSTYASPVPRKKVVTSHYGWRRGRAHRGIDIDLITGDSVVSVLDGIVRYARYTNGFGNTVVVRHYNGLESTYAHLSLIDVKPNDSIAKGQYLGKGGNTGNSRGSHLHLELSYKGQPIHPEYLFDFSPKNAIRADQVWVTQKWAHARFHNSRRVSTVKVIKSADEAALLSLAKQPKFYVVKKGDTLYDISRRNNMSVTKLCNTNAIKQNAPLKIGQKLVLEL; from the coding sequence ATGAAATACATTTTTTTCTGTTTTGCCTTAGTGTGCTTCACATCAAATATGTTCGCACAAGAAGATTCACTTGTTAATTCCATAAAAATTGAATTACCTATAACCAAATTCAACAAAGGCATTCTAACCGAAACCGTTGAAATTCCTTTAGTGTCTCCAATCACGGAACAACTTGATATTACAGCCGAAAACTGGGATACAACTGTTTATAATCCTTACAAAAATACCATGCAACAATTTCCTATGGTATTAAACTTTAACGATAGTACTTACGCTTCTCCAGTGCCGCGAAAAAAAGTGGTTACATCACATTACGGCTGGCGAAGAGGACGCGCACATAGAGGTATTGACATTGATTTAATCACAGGCGATTCAGTGGTTTCCGTATTGGATGGTATTGTCCGCTATGCCAGATACACCAATGGATTTGGAAATACAGTCGTTGTGCGTCATTATAATGGTTTGGAATCCACATATGCGCATTTATCACTAATTGATGTGAAACCTAACGATTCTATCGCTAAAGGTCAATATTTAGGCAAAGGTGGCAATACAGGCAATTCCCGAGGAAGCCATTTACATTTGGAATTGAGCTATAAAGGTCAACCCATCCATCCTGAATATCTTTTTGATTTTTCACCTAAAAACGCCATCAGAGCAGATCAAGTGTGGGTGACCCAAAAATGGGCACATGCCAGATTTCATAACTCAAGACGTGTGAGCACAGTGAAGGTCATTAAGTCGGCTGATGAAGCTGCGTTGCTAAGTTTAGCAAAGCAACCCAAATTCTATGTGGTAAAAAAAGGAGATACGCTTTATGATATTTCGAGACGAAATAATATGTCTGTAACCAAGCTTTGTAACACGAATGCCATAAAACAAAACGCTCCGTTAAAAATTGGTCAGAAATTGGTTTTAGAACTTTGA
- a CDS encoding DEAD/DEAH box helicase yields the protein MSETNQAVQEKKTDKELYDYQHGAISQIFEKFDNERDDYHLLYQLPTGGGKTVIFSEMVRQYLKNHQKNVLIMTHRVELCNQTSKMLDGFGVTNKVVNSKANLDDQAEYSCFVAMVETLNNRLNDDKLDISDVGLVIIDEAHYNSFTKLFKFFEKSFILGVTATPLSSNKELPMKDNYDELITGETIENLIENEFLARAETFAYDMGLTSLEVGSNGDYTVKSSEDLYSSPAMLQKLIDAYKKHSLGKKTLIFNNGINTSISVYYAFKEADLPIMHLDNTATKKQRKQILQWFHETPDAILTSVSILTTGFDEPTIDTIILNRATKSLTLYYQMIGRGSRILNNKSKFTTIDLGNNLYRFGPWGADLDWQLIFKSPNWYADRIKDDESIEANFKHDLSEEVKEEFSKSEDTYFDIRQTYKDAVDSGESSKVVLERSIEQHAKICIENSEDVYDALALAKLLKDDINQRIEIYAKCISRSTYNFLKWLKDDYQKKLNSYLRANFDEKFEEIHGFPPED from the coding sequence ATGTCTGAAACAAATCAAGCTGTTCAAGAAAAGAAAACCGATAAAGAATTATACGACTATCAACATGGTGCCATAAGCCAGATTTTCGAAAAGTTTGATAACGAACGCGACGATTATCACTTACTATACCAATTACCAACAGGTGGTGGAAAAACAGTCATCTTCTCTGAAATGGTGCGTCAATACTTAAAAAACCATCAAAAAAATGTGTTGATAATGACGCATAGAGTGGAGCTTTGCAACCAAACTTCAAAAATGTTGGATGGTTTTGGCGTGACCAACAAAGTGGTCAATAGTAAGGCGAATTTAGATGACCAAGCTGAGTATTCGTGTTTTGTTGCCATGGTTGAAACCTTGAATAACAGACTGAATGATGATAAATTAGATATTTCTGATGTAGGATTGGTAATCATTGATGAAGCACATTACAATTCCTTTACAAAACTCTTTAAGTTTTTTGAAAAATCCTTTATTCTTGGTGTCACCGCAACACCTCTAAGTTCTAATAAAGAGTTGCCAATGAAGGATAACTATGATGAGCTTATTACCGGAGAAACCATAGAGAACCTTATAGAAAATGAGTTTTTGGCGCGAGCGGAAACCTTTGCTTATGATATGGGATTAACGTCTCTGGAAGTGGGCTCCAATGGTGATTATACCGTAAAATCTTCGGAAGATTTATACTCAAGTCCTGCGATGTTACAAAAGCTTATTGATGCTTACAAAAAACATTCCTTAGGTAAGAAGACCTTGATTTTCAACAATGGTATTAACACCTCCATAAGCGTGTACTATGCGTTTAAGGAAGCGGATTTGCCAATTATGCACTTGGACAATACGGCAACTAAAAAACAACGTAAACAGATTTTGCAATGGTTTCATGAAACACCAGATGCCATATTAACGTCGGTAAGTATCTTAACCACTGGTTTTGATGAACCCACCATTGATACCATTATACTAAATAGAGCCACTAAATCCTTAACCTTATATTATCAAATGATTGGTCGTGGATCTCGTATATTGAATAATAAATCCAAATTTACAACCATAGATTTAGGAAACAACCTATATAGATTTGGACCTTGGGGCGCAGATTTGGATTGGCAATTGATTTTTAAGTCGCCAAATTGGTATGCCGATAGAATTAAGGATGACGAATCTATTGAGGCTAATTTTAAACATGATTTATCAGAAGAAGTAAAAGAGGAATTCTCTAAATCTGAAGATACGTATTTCGATATCAGACAAACCTACAAAGATGCTGTAGATAGTGGCGAATCTTCTAAAGTGGTTTTAGAACGTTCCATAGAGCAACATGCAAAAATTTGTATTGAAAATAGTGAGGATGTTTATGATGCGCTGGCTTTGGCAAAATTGCTTAAAGACGATATCAACCAACGTATAGAAATCTATGCCAAATGTATTAGCAGAAGTACCTATAACTTTTTAAAATGGTTAAAGGATGATTACCAAAAGAAACTGAATTCGTATCTGCGTGCCAATTTTGACGAAAAGTTTGAAGAAATTCACGGATTTCCTCCTGAGGATTAG
- a CDS encoding tetratricopeptide repeat protein, whose translation MSNAQMPLTSEEAFKRYEEITAVMEADFPENEYRTFRRESFSETQLQTYLSQHFQRMELLKFIDNHHYFKLRSYQHSGNWFMQLRFPKESIKWYRKFFDYYTQYRSELTDLETQALFELITHSYSVQAENYAKIGLLDSAKIQHKLNLKFIEPHNVIAKPSAYNNYGLYFYWNKHELDSALVNFNKAYYFTQKHFPNHTLLGSIRDNIADIYFETKKYNKALQFYSENLDFYNYAINEKSLTKDIPRLLSSGSQKAETLLKLNRAKEAQKVINVLQPIVDDTINAPSIRRSSSHLEFLTAKSNLYVLQQSYRKAYETLDTILKLSAINHNVTLNSENKWREELNTIALDRVELQAEIDRIEKENKIESQRSKLWFITLLSTTFVIVLLSLFLSRRQHLINAKNKQLLAEQQLENSDLKMKQLNSEIKSKKRDLSDFAINLTQNQEWAKTLADKINDFKSANKQDSAKLLEALELEIQNKVKFDSETKEFYERLDKLSDGFYSELNSRFPNLSKNEIRLCSLIRLKIDSRSIATLQNITLASLNTSRYRLRKKLHLNEATELDDFIQNM comes from the coding sequence TTGAGTAATGCTCAAATGCCCTTGACTAGTGAGGAAGCTTTTAAGCGCTATGAAGAGATTACAGCGGTGATGGAAGCTGATTTTCCAGAGAATGAATATAGAACTTTTCGAAGAGAATCTTTTTCGGAAACCCAATTGCAAACCTATTTATCACAACATTTTCAACGTATGGAATTGTTGAAGTTTATAGATAATCATCACTATTTTAAATTGCGTAGTTATCAACACTCAGGTAATTGGTTTATGCAATTACGTTTTCCCAAAGAGTCCATAAAGTGGTATAGAAAGTTTTTTGATTATTACACTCAATATCGCAGTGAATTAACGGATTTGGAAACGCAAGCGTTATTTGAATTGATAACGCATTCTTACAGCGTACAAGCTGAAAATTATGCTAAAATTGGTCTTTTAGATAGTGCAAAAATTCAGCATAAACTTAATTTAAAATTTATAGAGCCTCATAATGTCATTGCCAAGCCTTCTGCCTACAATAATTATGGCTTATATTTTTATTGGAACAAACATGAGCTTGATTCCGCTTTAGTTAATTTTAATAAAGCTTATTATTTTACTCAAAAACATTTTCCAAATCATACACTTTTAGGGAGTATACGCGATAATATTGCTGATATCTATTTTGAAACTAAAAAGTATAATAAAGCATTACAATTCTACAGTGAGAATTTAGATTTTTATAATTATGCTATTAATGAAAAATCTCTAACCAAAGATATACCAAGATTATTAAGTTCTGGTAGTCAAAAGGCAGAAACGTTATTAAAACTCAATCGTGCTAAGGAAGCCCAAAAGGTTATAAATGTGTTGCAACCCATTGTAGATGATACTATTAATGCGCCCAGTATTAGAAGATCGTCATCTCATTTAGAATTTTTAACTGCAAAATCGAATCTATATGTGCTTCAACAAAGTTACCGGAAAGCTTATGAAACATTGGATACGATACTGAAACTTTCTGCGATTAATCATAATGTAACACTTAATTCTGAAAACAAATGGAGAGAAGAGCTTAATACAATAGCTCTAGACCGAGTAGAATTACAAGCTGAAATCGATAGAATTGAAAAAGAAAATAAAATTGAAAGCCAACGTTCTAAACTTTGGTTTATTACCCTGTTATCGACAACGTTTGTTATAGTATTGTTGTCACTGTTTTTAAGTCGTCGTCAACACCTTATCAATGCTAAAAACAAACAACTTCTTGCGGAACAACAATTGGAAAATTCGGATTTAAAAATGAAACAATTAAATTCTGAAATTAAATCGAAAAAACGGGATTTGTCTGATTTTGCAATTAACTTAACACAGAATCAAGAATGGGCAAAAACATTGGCGGATAAAATAAATGATTTTAAATCTGCGAATAAACAAGATAGTGCTAAACTACTTGAGGCATTAGAGCTCGAAATACAAAATAAGGTCAAGTTTGATAGCGAAACAAAAGAATTCTATGAACGCTTGGATAAATTAAGTGATGGTTTTTATAGCGAATTGAATTCTCGTTTTCCAAATTTGAGTAAGAATGAAATTAGACTTTGTTCATTAATCCGATTAAAAATTGATAGCCGAAGTATCGCTACACTTCAGAATATTACCTTGGCCTCACTCAATACAAGTCGTTACCGACTTCGAAAAAAACTTCACCTTAACGAAGCTACAGAATTAGACGATTTTATTCAGAATATGTAA
- a CDS encoding KTSC domain-containing protein, with protein sequence MKRITQYKKLFSIEGSIDLKELKTSYRNLVKEWHPDKFQEGDDKQEEAELKSRQIIDGYHFLVSIAPETKAANLDEYAATITDSSILDFQHKGQLLEITFLNGTTYEYFGVPKNVFIKFVNSDKQTRFARRSIFNSYLYRKSKKELQEA encoded by the coding sequence ATGAAACGCATTACCCAATATAAAAAGTTATTTTCGATAGAAGGTTCTATTGACTTAAAAGAGTTAAAAACATCTTATAGAAATCTTGTCAAAGAATGGCATCCTGATAAGTTTCAAGAGGGAGACGACAAACAAGAAGAAGCCGAATTAAAAAGTCGTCAGATTATTGATGGGTATCATTTTTTAGTAAGTATCGCACCAGAAACAAAAGCTGCAAATCTTGATGAATATGCGGCGACCATAACAGACTCCAGCATTTTAGATTTTCAACATAAAGGGCAACTTTTAGAAATCACGTTTCTAAATGGTACGACCTATGAATATTTTGGAGTTCCCAAAAACGTTTTTATTAAGTTTGTAAATTCAGATAAACAAACGCGTTTTGCAAGACGAAGTATTTTCAATTCGTATTTGTACAGAAAATCCAAGAAAGAGCTTCAAGAAGCTTAA
- a CDS encoding SDR family NAD(P)-dependent oxidoreductase encodes MNSDNSNKPEDISINEIENCIAILERLVADTDQIFEIPKPQRTALIKASGQLSRPSRAEFSRRKKDAKKAAKRKQAARDKNARKVTGIRSAREAHVFVAPKLLPEADLKAKEQLELESPRNCYVCKTLFTKLHHFYDTMCEECGDFNYAKRFQTADVKGQVAVITGSRLKIGYHITLMLLRGGATVIATTRFPVDSALRFSQEEDFTEWGHRLKIHGLDLRHIPSVEIFCNFIEQRYEKLDILINNAAQTVRRPAGFYSHLMPNEERPIDELPKFAQDLLRDHSECLTELKQLTSGASSNKNMPVTWHGPEPGIGLRASAKLSQIPYSFDNALVSQEVFPEGKLDADLQQVDLRKTNSWRLKLGEIETTEMIEVQLVNSVAPFVLCNRLSEVMKKDHTGQKHIINVSAMEGKFHSFFKEDRHPHTNMAKAALNMLTHTAAGSLAKEGIYMNAVDTGWVTDEDPAELAKRKQELHDFQPPLDIVDGAARVMDPLFDGINTGKHWSGKFLKDYRPISW; translated from the coding sequence ATGAACAGCGATAATTCAAACAAACCTGAAGATATTTCAATCAATGAGATTGAAAACTGTATAGCCATTTTAGAACGTTTAGTTGCTGATACAGACCAAATTTTCGAAATCCCAAAACCACAACGGACTGCTTTAATAAAAGCATCAGGACAATTATCAAGGCCTAGTAGAGCAGAGTTTTCACGTCGCAAAAAAGACGCCAAGAAAGCTGCAAAGCGAAAACAAGCGGCAAGGGATAAAAACGCCCGAAAAGTTACAGGAATACGAAGCGCAAGGGAAGCACATGTTTTTGTGGCTCCAAAATTATTGCCAGAAGCCGATTTAAAGGCCAAAGAACAATTAGAATTGGAATCGCCTCGAAACTGCTATGTCTGTAAAACCTTATTTACCAAACTACACCATTTTTATGATACCATGTGTGAAGAATGTGGTGATTTTAATTATGCCAAACGTTTTCAAACAGCAGATGTAAAAGGCCAAGTCGCCGTAATAACGGGCTCTCGATTAAAAATCGGTTATCATATTACCTTAATGCTATTAAGAGGAGGTGCAACGGTTATTGCTACCACGCGTTTCCCTGTAGATTCTGCGTTACGTTTTTCCCAAGAAGAAGACTTTACGGAATGGGGACATCGGCTGAAAATCCATGGTCTCGATTTAAGACATATTCCAAGTGTGGAAATCTTCTGCAATTTTATAGAACAACGCTACGAAAAACTGGATATTCTCATTAATAATGCAGCGCAAACCGTAAGACGACCAGCTGGTTTCTATAGTCATTTAATGCCCAACGAAGAGCGACCTATAGACGAGTTGCCAAAATTTGCCCAAGATTTGCTCAGGGACCATAGTGAATGTTTAACGGAATTAAAACAATTGACTTCTGGGGCATCATCCAATAAAAATATGCCAGTGACTTGGCATGGACCTGAACCTGGTATTGGTTTACGGGCTTCTGCAAAATTATCACAGATTCCTTATAGTTTTGATAACGCCTTGGTGTCTCAAGAGGTGTTTCCAGAAGGGAAATTGGATGCCGACTTGCAACAAGTAGATTTAAGAAAAACCAACAGTTGGCGATTAAAGCTTGGCGAAATTGAAACCACAGAAATGATTGAAGTGCAACTTGTGAATTCTGTGGCACCCTTTGTATTGTGTAACCGTTTGTCTGAAGTGATGAAAAAAGACCATACCGGACAAAAACATATTATCAACGTGTCTGCGATGGAAGGGAAGTTCCATTCGTTTTTTAAAGAAGATCGACATCCACATACCAATATGGCCAAAGCCGCTTTAAATATGCTAACACATACGGCTGCTGGTAGTTTAGCTAAAGAAGGCATTTATATGAATGCGGTAGATACAGGTTGGGTCACTGATGAAGATCCTGCTGAATTGGCAAAGCGCAAACAAGAACTGCACGATTTTCAACCACCTTTAGATATTGTCGATGGCGCTGCACGTGTTATGGATCCTTTGTTTGATGGTATCAATACCGGCAAACATTGGTCTGGTAAATTCTTGAAGGATTATCGTCCTATCAGCTGGTAA